One Hyphomonadaceae bacterium BL14 genomic window, GCCACATGGTGGCAGTGCTGGCCATCATGGAGACACCGGCGATCCTGACGGGGCTGTGGCTGGCTGGGCGCGCCTCGCGCGGGCCGGATCCGGAAGCACGACCGGAATTGCTGAGAGAGGTGCTGCTGAATGGATCGGTGGTGCTGCTTATTGGTGCCTTTCTGATCGGATGGGTCTCGGGACCGGCAGGCATGGCGCGCCTCGACCTGTTCGTGAACGGGTTGTTCCAGGGGCTGCTGTGCCTGTTTCTGCTGGACATGGGCCTTGTTGCCTCGCGCCGACTGGGCGGTGCGAAAAAGCTTGGCGTGACCGGGATTGCCTTCGGAGTAGTCATGCCGCTCATCGGTGCCGCGGCGGCCCTTCCGGTGGCGTGGCTGATCGGCATGAGCCCGGGCGACGCCGCGGCGCTGATGATCCTGTCAGGCTCCGCCAGCTATATCGCCGTGCCCGCCGCCATGCGCATCGCCCTGCCGGAGGCGGACCCGTCCGTGTATCTCACCTTGTCGCTGGCGATCACCTTCCCGTTCAATCTGACCATCGGCATACCGCTCTATGCCAGTGTGGCGCGCGCAGTTCTGGGAGGCTGACATGGCCCGACCGATCCGAAAGAAAGTCATCGCCATCGTGGAGGCCGCGCATCTGCGCCGGCTGGTGGAGCTGATCCGCAGCTGCGGTGTGTCGGGCTTCACAATCATTGACGGGCGCGAAGGCTCGGGCATTGCGGGAGACTGGAGCCGCGACGGGGTCTTCGAAGCCGTTGAAATGAAGATCGTCCATGCGGTCACCACCGCAGAGATCGCCGAGCGCGTGTTCGACAAGGCAGCGGTGTTCTTCGAGCGCTATCCAGGGATCATTTACGGCTATGATGTGGAAGTGGTGCGCGGCGAGCGGTTCTGACCCCCGCCGTGGACCGGCGAAAACGCGCCATATGAAGAAACTCGCTGCAAGCGCACCGGTTTCGCTGGAAATCACCCTGCGCCTTGCCTAGAACCCGTGCCAATCCGTTCGCCGATCTCAGCTGTCACCTTTCCAGGGAGGACCGGGCTTTGACCCGCAAATGGCTCTATGGCGTGACCCTGACCATCGTGCTCGCCGCGATGTGGGCGCTGCTGTCCGGATACGGGCTGAAGCAGCCCATCCTGTCGCTGGCGGTCTTCTCCATTGCCGTGACGGTCTTCATGACCGTGCGCATGGGCCTGCTGGATGGTGAGTCCACGCCGTATCTGCGGGTGCGGTATTACAGCTATTGGGGCTGGCTGGCAGGCGAGATCGTATCTGCCAACATCGCTGTTTTGCGCATCGTCCTGTCGCCGGTGATCGACATCAAGCCTGTGGTGACGCGGACACCTGTGACGCTGCGTGATGATGTGGCGCGCGCGACGCTGGCCAACTCCTACACCCTGACCCCGGGCACGGTGACCATGGAGATCCAGGAGAACGGGTTCATCTTGCATGCGCTCGACGAATCGTTCGCCAGCCAGGAAGGCTTCCGCGCGTTCGAGCGCCGGGTGAAGGCCGCCACCGGGGAGACCGGCTGATGAACTTTACCGGCTTTGTCGACATTGTCGTTGCGCTGATGCTCGTCGCCGCTATGGCGCTCATGCTGGTGCGCCTGTTCATCGGTCCGACACTCTATGACCGCGTGCTGGCGGTGAATGCGTTCGGCACCAAGATCGTTCTGTTCCTGGCCGTGTTCTCGCTGGCGGTCGGGCAGGCTGACAGCATCGACATTGCGCTGCTCTATGCCCTGATCAATTTCGTGGCGACCATCGCGATCCTGAAATTCTTCAGCTACCGCTCGCTGGATGTGGCGCTGTTCGATTCAGAACCGCGTGCGGCGCGCAAGGACGGGGAGGGCGAGTGATGATGGACTGGATGTTCTGGCTTGGCGTCGCTCAGGCCCTGGCCTCAGCCGCTTTCATGCTGACCGGTGCCGGCCTTGTCCTGGCAGGTGCCATCGGCGTGATCCGCCTGCCTGATTTCTACACACGCATGCATGCTGCGGGCGTCACCGATACGCTGGGTGCGGAGCTGGTCATCATGGGGCTGATCATCCAGTCGGGCTTTACGCTGGTGAGCGTGAAGCTGGCGATCCTCGGGCTGATTGTCTTCCTGACCAGTCCGACATCGACCCATGCCGTGGCCAATGCTGCCTACCGCTCGGGCCTCAAGCCGCTGCTGCGCCGCTGGCGCTCTGATGAGACGCGGGAGGAGGCGCAATGAACGGCGCGGAGATCACCCAGCTCTTCGACTATCTGTTCATGGTCATGCTGCTGTTCATCGGCCTGGCCGTGATCCGTCTGCAGAACCTGTTCGCCGTCGTCATGCTGACCGGCGTGTACTCGCTGATCGCTGCCGCCTGGTTCGTGTCGCTCAGCGCGGCGGACGTGGCGATCACGGAAGCGGCGGTGGGCGCAGGCATTTCCACCGTATTGCTGCTGGCGGCCATGCTGCTCACTTCGGGCGAGGCCAAACCGACCACGGCCTT contains:
- the mnhG gene encoding monovalent cation/H(+) antiporter subunit G, with translation MMDWMFWLGVAQALASAAFMLTGAGLVLAGAIGVIRLPDFYTRMHAAGVTDTLGAELVIMGLIIQSGFTLVSVKLAILGLIVFLTSPTSTHAVANAAYRSGLKPLLRRWRSDETREEAQ
- a CDS encoding monovalent cation/H+ antiporter complex subunit F — encoded protein: MNFTGFVDIVVALMLVAAMALMLVRLFIGPTLYDRVLAVNAFGTKIVLFLAVFSLAVGQADSIDIALLYALINFVATIAILKFFSYRSLDVALFDSEPRAARKDGEGE
- a CDS encoding Na+/H+ antiporter subunit E; the encoded protein is MTRKWLYGVTLTIVLAAMWALLSGYGLKQPILSLAVFSIAVTVFMTVRMGLLDGESTPYLRVRYYSYWGWLAGEIVSANIAVLRIVLSPVIDIKPVVTRTPVTLRDDVARATLANSYTLTPGTVTMEIQENGFILHALDESFASQEGFRAFERRVKAATGETG
- a CDS encoding sodium-dependent bicarbonate transport family permease — its product is MTDAIVLALANLSSPAVLFFALGIFAGIARSDLTIPQAIAKGLALYLMLAIGFKGGAAVAEVGLSVDLALAALAGVVLSFSLPLVAFALLRAFTRVDRATAAASAAHYGSISVVTFVAGSEFLTLSGLVWSGHMVAVLAIMETPAILTGLWLAGRASRGPDPEARPELLREVLLNGSVVLLIGAFLIGWVSGPAGMARLDLFVNGLFQGLLCLFLLDMGLVASRRLGGAKKLGVTGIAFGVVMPLIGAAAALPVAWLIGMSPGDAAALMILSGSASYIAVPAAMRIALPEADPSVYLTLSLAITFPFNLTIGIPLYASVARAVLGG